One window of the Acidimicrobiia bacterium genome contains the following:
- the coaBC gene encoding bifunctional phosphopantothenoylcysteine decarboxylase/phosphopantothenate--cysteine ligase CoaBC, with protein sequence MLAGRRIVLGVTGGVAAYKAAYLARRLVEQGASVRAVMTPAATEFLGAATLSALTGNEPVVDLFADADPSPHTTLAQWADAVVVAPATAATIAKLAVGESSNALLATLLATTAPIVIAPAMHTEMWEHDATQSNLATLRRRGCVIVEPESGDLTGGDVGIGRLADPEVIVAAVVSALSQGPLAGVRVIVTAGGTREAIDPVRFIGNRSSGKMGNAIARAAAARGASVTLVTAAEDPGISGVVAVTVESADEMADAVWSRLGACDIAVMSAAVADFKPKQRGAVKWKRADGVPTIELVPTPDVLKGVHESDTRPFLVGFAAETGSLEDAAAKAKRKGVDLLVANDVSAEGSGFGTDTNQVTIFRADGSSRELPLLDKDAVADALWDEVQTQWGGA encoded by the coding sequence ATGCTCGCCGGGCGACGCATCGTCCTCGGCGTCACCGGGGGTGTCGCTGCGTACAAGGCGGCCTACCTCGCCAGACGACTGGTCGAACAAGGTGCGTCGGTCCGCGCCGTCATGACACCCGCCGCCACCGAGTTCCTTGGTGCCGCGACCCTCTCGGCACTCACGGGCAACGAACCCGTCGTCGACCTGTTCGCCGACGCCGACCCTTCACCCCACACGACCCTCGCCCAATGGGCAGATGCGGTTGTTGTTGCTCCGGCGACAGCGGCAACCATCGCGAAATTGGCGGTGGGTGAATCGTCGAATGCACTTCTGGCGACACTGCTCGCCACGACCGCTCCGATCGTGATCGCCCCCGCGATGCATACGGAGATGTGGGAGCACGACGCGACTCAATCGAACCTCGCGACACTTCGCCGCCGCGGCTGTGTCATCGTTGAGCCCGAATCCGGGGACCTGACGGGAGGCGATGTCGGTATCGGACGACTCGCCGATCCGGAGGTCATCGTCGCCGCGGTCGTGTCGGCACTGTCGCAGGGGCCCCTTGCAGGGGTGCGTGTGATCGTCACGGCAGGTGGGACCCGGGAGGCGATCGATCCGGTGCGATTCATCGGCAACCGATCGAGCGGCAAGATGGGCAACGCCATCGCGCGTGCCGCAGCCGCAAGAGGTGCGTCGGTGACGCTCGTGACCGCGGCAGAGGACCCCGGGATCAGCGGTGTTGTGGCCGTCACCGTCGAGTCAGCCGACGAAATGGCTGACGCTGTGTGGTCACGCCTCGGAGCCTGCGACATTGCGGTGATGTCGGCGGCTGTTGCAGATTTCAAGCCGAAACAACGCGGAGCTGTCAAGTGGAAGCGTGCCGATGGCGTACCGACCATCGAACTCGTCCCGACACCCGATGTGCTCAAGGGAGTTCACGAGTCCGACACCCGGCCCTTCCTTGTTGGGTTCGCAGCCGAGACCGGAAGCCTCGAAGACGCTGCAGCGAAGGCCAAGCGGAAGGGCGTTGATCTCCTTGTCGCAAACGATGTGTCGGCAGAGGGCTCCGGATTCGGGACCGATACGAACCAGGTGACCATCTTTCGCGCCGATGGTTCGTCACGAGAGCTCCCGCTCCTCGACAAGGACGCGGTGGCCGACGCACTGTGGGACGAAGTGCAGACACAGTGGGGCGGAGCCTGA
- the rpoZ gene encoding DNA-directed RNA polymerase subunit omega, which produces MMLEPPIGAVVEKTQSRFGLVILSARRARQINAYFHELGAGQFGYVPPQVHSLSRKPLSIALEEIVEDKVVVAPAEE; this is translated from the coding sequence ATGATGCTAGAGCCACCCATTGGCGCGGTCGTCGAAAAGACGCAGTCGCGCTTCGGGCTCGTGATCCTGTCAGCGCGCAGGGCGCGGCAAATCAACGCCTATTTCCACGAACTGGGAGCCGGTCAGTTCGGCTATGTCCCGCCACAGGTCCACTCGCTGTCCCGCAAGCCACTGTCGATAGCCCTCGAGGAGATCGTCGAGGACAAGGTCGTTGTGGCTCCAGCCGAGGAGTAG
- the pyrF gene encoding orotidine-5'-phosphate decarboxylase: MVTPNPIIVALDVSTASEAVELAERLAPVVGAFKVGLGLLHGPGPGVIDTLVRVGLPVFADAKLHDIPSQVERAAERLGSHGARWVTAHISGGADMLQAAVEGLARGSGHAQAGILGVSVLTSLDQHALERIGIPRTSGQLVGKMSKVAAAAGCEGVVCSPEEINVVRQSAPGLIRVTPGIRPDATDDDQSRTATPEAAIERGATMLVVGRPIVGAADPVAAAEGILERIAEGRSAQ; the protein is encoded by the coding sequence GTGGTGACGCCGAACCCGATCATCGTGGCGCTCGATGTGTCAACCGCGTCAGAGGCTGTCGAGCTCGCCGAGCGGCTCGCTCCGGTGGTCGGTGCGTTCAAGGTCGGGCTCGGTCTTCTCCACGGACCGGGACCCGGGGTCATCGACACCCTGGTACGGGTGGGCCTCCCGGTCTTCGCGGATGCCAAGCTCCACGACATCCCGTCCCAGGTCGAACGAGCCGCCGAGCGGCTCGGTTCGCACGGTGCCCGATGGGTGACGGCCCACATCTCCGGAGGTGCCGACATGCTGCAGGCTGCCGTCGAGGGTCTTGCCCGTGGTTCCGGCCACGCGCAAGCGGGCATCCTCGGTGTCTCGGTCCTGACCTCCCTCGATCAACATGCCCTTGAACGAATCGGGATCCCGCGCACCAGCGGGCAGCTTGTCGGCAAGATGTCGAAGGTGGCTGCCGCCGCGGGGTGTGAAGGAGTGGTGTGTTCCCCCGAAGAGATCAATGTCGTGCGACAGTCGGCTCCGGGGCTGATTCGGGTGACACCGGGCATTCGCCCCGATGCCACCGACGACGACCAGTCCCGGACGGCGACACCGGAGGCAGCGATCGAGCGCGGAGCGACGATGCTCGTTGTCGGGAGACCGATCGTCGGCGCCGCGGACCCTGTTGCTGCCGCTGAGGGGATCCTCGAGCGGATTGCTGAGGGCCGCTCCGCCCAATGA
- the carB gene encoding carbamoyl-phosphate synthase large subunit: MPQRTDLGSILVIGSGPIIIGQACEFDYSGTQAVKALRSRGHRVVLINSNPATIMTDPEFADATYIEPITAEFVEAVMRKERPNAVLPTLGGQTALNVTVELAKAGIFDELGVELIGASLDAIEMAEDRGRFKQAMEGAGIATARARYVTSVESALEAVAELGFPAMVRPSYILGGGGTGLAHDEAAFIDIVTNGIATSPVGEVLIEESVYGWKEFELEVMRDGADNAVVVCSIENLDPMGVHTGDSITVAPAMTLSDREYQAMRDEAIACLRIIGVETGGSNVQFAVDPRTGRRIIIEMNPRVSRSSALASKATGFPIAKIAALLAVGFTLDEIANDITGATPASFEPALDYVVVKAPRFDFAKFPSVPATLGTSMQSVGEAMSIGRTFPEALQKALRSLETGRAGLNADPGEAPLREADTDTLVASCAIPSPGRIFEVAELLRRGETPGRLAELTAIDPWFIDQIAQIVELRYALEGQHPSAELIRVARRMGFSDPQLCYLWRISPDTLATLTAGANSGVTYKTVDTCAAEFTAETPYFYSTHEDESEVPAPGDRTVMVLGSGPNRIGQGIEFDYCCVHAAFAIEEAGYETVMVNCNPETVSTDYDISTRLYFEPLTIDDVMAIVAVERPRAVIVQLGGQTPLGLARALEDAGVPIAGTSPTSIDMAEDREQFSSLCERIGISQPPNGTATSMAEAQDVVDRIGLPAVVRPSYVLGGRAMRIIYSIEELSGYLAEFYGAVQGGGLDLSEAPLLIDRFLESAVEVDVDAIYDGTELYIGGIMEHVEEAGVHSGDSACVVPPPTLGPEAIATVTEQTRLLAEALSVRGLVNIQFAIRGDDVFVLEANPRASRTVPFISKATGVPLAKLATWVMLGESLEDLRAAGRIPAATPRPAYTAVKEAVLPWKRFPREDTLLGPEMRATGEVMGIGATAGIAYAKALRGAGHFVPDTGAAFISLADRDKTVGVEIGRILAALGFKLYATHGTAGHLARHGIPTTHVDKVGEGAYDPVRLIEEDRIDLVVNTPAGGKARGDGRLIRLAANRHGIPSVTTAQGGLAVARSIRATREAPLSVVSLQDHHHGAGVT; encoded by the coding sequence GTGCCGCAGCGGACTGACCTGGGGTCGATCCTTGTGATCGGGTCTGGCCCGATCATCATCGGACAGGCATGCGAATTCGACTATTCGGGAACCCAGGCGGTGAAAGCCCTTCGTTCCCGGGGACATCGGGTCGTCTTGATCAACTCGAATCCGGCCACCATCATGACCGATCCCGAATTCGCGGATGCGACCTACATCGAACCGATCACCGCCGAGTTCGTCGAGGCGGTCATGCGCAAGGAGCGCCCCAACGCCGTCCTCCCAACCCTTGGGGGCCAGACGGCGCTCAATGTCACCGTGGAGCTCGCCAAGGCAGGGATCTTCGACGAACTCGGAGTCGAACTGATCGGCGCATCACTCGACGCCATCGAGATGGCCGAAGATCGCGGACGATTCAAACAGGCCATGGAAGGTGCCGGAATCGCGACGGCCCGGGCTCGGTATGTCACTTCGGTCGAGTCGGCGCTCGAAGCGGTGGCTGAGCTCGGCTTTCCGGCGATGGTGCGTCCCAGCTACATCCTCGGGGGTGGTGGAACCGGTCTTGCCCACGATGAGGCGGCATTCATCGACATCGTCACCAACGGCATCGCCACAAGCCCCGTGGGGGAGGTGCTGATCGAAGAATCGGTGTACGGCTGGAAGGAGTTTGAGCTCGAGGTCATGCGCGACGGCGCCGACAACGCTGTGGTTGTGTGCTCGATCGAGAACCTCGACCCGATGGGGGTCCACACCGGTGACTCGATCACGGTCGCTCCCGCGATGACGCTGTCCGACCGTGAGTACCAGGCAATGCGGGACGAGGCAATCGCGTGTCTGCGGATCATCGGCGTCGAAACGGGCGGTTCCAATGTTCAGTTCGCGGTCGACCCACGAACCGGACGGCGCATCATCATCGAGATGAATCCGCGGGTGTCACGGTCATCGGCGTTGGCATCGAAGGCAACCGGGTTCCCAATCGCCAAAATCGCTGCGCTCCTCGCCGTTGGGTTCACGCTCGATGAGATCGCGAACGACATCACCGGAGCCACACCCGCATCGTTCGAGCCCGCGCTCGACTATGTGGTGGTCAAAGCGCCTCGGTTCGATTTTGCCAAGTTCCCGTCGGTTCCAGCCACGCTCGGGACCTCCATGCAGTCCGTTGGGGAGGCGATGTCGATCGGGCGAACCTTCCCCGAGGCTCTCCAAAAGGCACTGCGAAGTCTCGAGACGGGCCGTGCCGGGCTCAACGCCGACCCAGGGGAGGCCCCGCTGCGAGAGGCCGACACGGACACGCTTGTCGCGAGCTGCGCAATTCCGAGCCCCGGCCGGATCTTCGAGGTCGCCGAGCTCCTCCGGAGGGGGGAGACCCCTGGACGCCTCGCCGAGCTGACCGCGATCGATCCCTGGTTCATCGACCAGATTGCCCAAATCGTCGAACTGCGCTACGCATTGGAAGGACAGCACCCGAGTGCCGAACTGATTCGCGTTGCCCGTCGGATGGGTTTCTCGGATCCCCAGCTTTGCTACCTGTGGCGAATCAGCCCGGACACGCTCGCGACCCTCACTGCCGGGGCGAACTCGGGTGTGACCTACAAGACGGTCGATACCTGCGCCGCCGAGTTCACAGCCGAGACTCCCTACTTCTATTCGACTCATGAAGATGAGTCCGAAGTGCCTGCCCCGGGCGATCGAACGGTGATGGTCCTCGGATCGGGCCCGAATCGAATCGGCCAGGGAATCGAATTCGATTACTGCTGCGTGCATGCAGCGTTCGCAATCGAGGAGGCGGGCTACGAAACCGTGATGGTCAACTGCAACCCCGAAACGGTCTCGACGGACTACGACATTTCGACCCGCTTGTATTTCGAGCCGCTGACGATTGACGATGTCATGGCGATCGTTGCGGTCGAGCGACCCCGGGCCGTGATCGTTCAGCTCGGCGGGCAGACTCCTCTCGGCCTTGCACGAGCACTGGAGGATGCTGGCGTGCCGATCGCCGGGACTTCTCCGACTTCCATCGACATGGCCGAGGACCGCGAGCAGTTCTCTTCTCTGTGTGAACGGATCGGGATCAGTCAGCCACCGAACGGAACGGCCACATCGATGGCCGAGGCCCAAGATGTGGTCGATCGCATCGGTCTTCCTGCCGTCGTTCGCCCTTCCTATGTGCTTGGCGGACGGGCGATGCGCATTATCTATTCGATCGAAGAGCTTTCCGGGTATCTCGCCGAGTTCTATGGAGCGGTGCAAGGCGGAGGGCTCGATCTTTCCGAGGCGCCCTTGTTGATCGATCGGTTCCTCGAATCGGCGGTCGAGGTCGATGTTGATGCAATCTACGACGGCACCGAGCTGTACATCGGCGGCATCATGGAACATGTCGAGGAAGCAGGCGTCCACTCGGGCGACTCTGCGTGTGTCGTCCCACCTCCCACACTCGGCCCCGAAGCGATCGCGACCGTGACGGAGCAGACGCGGCTTCTCGCAGAGGCTCTGTCGGTCCGGGGCCTTGTCAACATCCAGTTCGCGATCAGGGGCGACGATGTGTTCGTCCTCGAGGCGAATCCACGAGCGTCGCGGACGGTGCCGTTCATCTCGAAGGCAACAGGGGTTCCTCTTGCGAAACTTGCCACCTGGGTGATGCTCGGCGAGTCCTTGGAGGATCTCCGTGCCGCGGGGAGGATTCCGGCGGCCACACCGCGACCCGCCTACACAGCCGTCAAGGAGGCCGTGCTTCCCTGGAAGCGCTTTCCGCGTGAGGACACCCTGCTCGGACCTGAGATGCGAGCGACCGGTGAAGTTATGGGCATCGGAGCCACGGCCGGGATCGCATACGCGAAAGCCCTGCGCGGCGCAGGCCACTTCGTGCCCGATACCGGTGCTGCCTTCATCTCGCTCGCCGACAGGGACAAGACGGTTGGGGTCGAGATCGGGCGAATCCTCGCCGCCCTCGGATTCAAGCTCTATGCCACCCACGGAACGGCCGGGCATCTCGCCCGTCATGGCATTCCTACCACCCATGTTGACAAGGTCGGAGAAGGCGCATACGACCCGGTTCGTCTGATCGAGGAGGACCGGATCGACCTTGTCGTGAACACACCCGCTGGCGGCAAGGCGAGGGGAGATGGTCGTCTCATCCGGCTTGCAGCCAACCGCCACGGTATTCCCAGCGTGACGACCGCCCAGGGCGGCCTCGCCGTGGCGAGGTCGATCAGGGCGACGAGGGAAGCTCCGTTGTCGGTTGTGAGCCTCCAGGACCACCATCACGGAGCGGGAGTCACATGA
- a CDS encoding dihydroorotate dehydrogenase, whose translation MMDLSVELGPVRLRSPLIAASGTVGSVVDLDETVDWSVYGAAVAKSVSPDPWHGRPPPRMAPAGGGMLNGIGIQNPGIEVWLDEYGEAVGEAPVPVWGSVVAHDIDGFATVAAAMTRTRVQAIEINLSCPNLDGMPFALDPKASREVVGAVRTVTDLPIGAKLSPDAHPIGAVAEAVADGGADWLVVANTARGAGFDPESRRPLLSGVIGGYSGDAVRPLGLRCVIETAQAVPDLPVIGCGGVSSAAHVVEYLLAGASAVAIGTAHLAQPRIGRKITRDFLRYGKRHGVGAVSELRGAMVPW comes from the coding sequence ATGATGGACCTTTCGGTCGAACTCGGTCCTGTGCGGCTTCGGTCCCCCCTCATTGCGGCATCGGGAACGGTTGGAAGCGTTGTCGACCTCGACGAGACGGTCGACTGGTCGGTGTACGGCGCTGCCGTCGCCAAGTCGGTCTCGCCAGACCCGTGGCATGGGCGGCCGCCGCCAAGGATGGCTCCAGCCGGTGGGGGCATGCTGAACGGCATCGGCATCCAGAACCCCGGCATCGAGGTCTGGCTCGACGAGTACGGCGAGGCGGTTGGGGAGGCACCGGTTCCCGTGTGGGGGAGCGTCGTCGCGCACGACATCGACGGTTTTGCCACGGTTGCCGCAGCGATGACCCGAACGAGGGTGCAGGCGATCGAGATCAACCTCTCGTGCCCCAACCTGGATGGGATGCCGTTCGCGCTCGATCCGAAGGCATCACGCGAGGTCGTGGGGGCGGTTCGCACGGTGACCGATCTGCCGATCGGGGCCAAGCTTTCGCCCGATGCGCACCCGATCGGCGCCGTCGCCGAAGCAGTCGCCGACGGCGGCGCGGACTGGCTCGTGGTTGCCAACACCGCGAGAGGCGCAGGATTCGACCCCGAAAGCCGCCGTCCGCTCCTGTCGGGGGTCATCGGGGGCTACTCGGGTGACGCCGTGCGACCCTTGGGACTGCGATGCGTCATCGAAACGGCCCAAGCCGTGCCGGATCTTCCCGTCATCGGATGCGGAGGGGTGTCTTCGGCTGCCCATGTCGTCGAGTACCTCCTCGCCGGCGCATCGGCGGTCGCGATCGGCACCGCGCACCTCGCGCAGCCGCGCATCGGCCGCAAGATCACCCGGGATTTCCTTCGGTACGGAAAGAGGCACGGTGTCGGGGCTGTGTCAGAGCTTCGAGGAGCGATGGTGCCGTGGTGA
- the mihF gene encoding integration host factor, actinobacterial type, whose amino-acid sequence MTRSNNPPHMTDDQRAAALERAALARRTRAEIKALLKTSSLTFQDVLDRAEGDDLVAGTRVKAIVGSMPGMGKITTIRLLEEIGIAENRTLRGLTPRQTKDLLARFS is encoded by the coding sequence ATGACCCGATCAAACAACCCACCCCACATGACCGATGACCAACGGGCGGCGGCCCTCGAACGGGCAGCACTCGCGCGACGGACAAGAGCCGAGATCAAGGCACTCCTCAAGACGAGCAGCCTCACATTCCAGGATGTTCTCGACCGGGCAGAAGGTGACGATCTCGTAGCGGGCACCCGGGTGAAAGCCATCGTGGGTTCGATGCCCGGCATGGGAAAGATCACCACCATCCGACTTCTGGAAGAGATCGGTATCGCCGAGAACCGCACCCTGCGCGGGTTGACACCGAGGCAGACGAAGGACCTCCTTGCCCGATTCTCCTGA
- the gmk gene encoding guanylate kinase has protein sequence MPDSPEGRLIVISGPSGVGKTSIVEAVLARTNARFSVSATTREPRPGEVQGVDYTFLTPAAFRAMRDRGDILEWATYGGHFYGTPRAAVLPIIETGTDVVLDIENEGARQIRDAYPDALMIFIRPPTLHHLAERLARRGDTSPSDIDKRLAVADEQIVEAGALYDHIVTNDDLATTITEVLDILRQPRRTP, from the coding sequence TTGCCCGATTCTCCTGAAGGTAGGCTCATCGTCATTTCCGGACCTTCCGGCGTTGGCAAGACAAGCATCGTCGAAGCCGTGCTCGCCCGAACCAACGCACGATTCTCCGTTTCGGCGACGACTCGGGAGCCAAGACCAGGTGAGGTGCAAGGGGTCGACTACACCTTCTTGACACCGGCAGCATTCCGCGCGATGCGCGACCGAGGCGACATCCTCGAATGGGCGACCTACGGTGGCCACTTCTACGGTACACCCCGCGCGGCGGTCCTTCCCATCATCGAAACCGGCACCGATGTCGTCCTCGACATCGAAAACGAAGGCGCCCGCCAGATCCGGGACGCCTACCCCGATGCACTCATGATCTTCATCCGGCCACCGACGCTCCATCACCTCGCCGAGCGCCTTGCACGGCGGGGAGACACCTCCCCATCAGACATCGACAAACGCCTCGCCGTCGCCGATGAACAGATCGTCGAAGCCGGGGCGCTGTACGACCACATCGTCACCAATGACGATCTGGCGACGACCATCACCGAGGTGCTCGATATACTGAGGCAACCGCGGCGCACCCCGTAG